CAAGAAGTGCCAGCCACTGTTCTCCAGGCCCATACTCAATGAAAGAAGTGCTGGAGTTGACAGATCTGCCAGACTGCCACAGAGTCACACTCTCCCAGGCAAGGCCAGAGCCCTCAGATGATGGAAAGGGAAGAGTTACGGCTGACAGATGGATTTCAAAGTATAGCCACTTTCCTGACCCAAACCTTCTCCTGCAACAggagcacacacagacacctgACTTCTCTTTAAAAGATGGTAAGCAGAATTTTCACTCTTCCAGGCAGCAAAAATGGGTTTTCCCCTTCCTTACCTCCTCGCTGCTCATGGATTCCGAGCTGAATGTGCTGCGATGGCACCGCACGGTGATGTTGGCAATCAGCCCCCCAGAGACTTCCACAACGCTCCTGCAGGAAGCAGTGGGCTGTAACAGAACAAAATAGAGCCAATCTCACAAAGCAAACATCCAATACAAACCCTCAGTGGTGGTGGGAACCTGCagaaggatttaaaaaacaaattccaAGAGAAAGAAACCCGAAAACAATTATACAATGATATGTTATTGCTCCCCAGCCATGTGTTTGTTGTACAAACCTCTGAGCCTGCTCGGGGTAGAGAAAACCTCCACATCCTTTTCACAGCTCAGCACAAAGAGAAGGACAGTGCAGGGCTAtgccaacagcagctccagctctggaaatTAAACTACCTTTAAAGATTGGGGTTAACCCTTAAAGAAGGGTTAAACTACGCTTAAAAATTTTGTCTCTCCAATTGGACaaaaaactgcagcaaaacCTGCACTCAAGTTTGGAAAACACATCCTCACATTACCATATTGCcctgggaagaaaaggaggatgGTGTCAATTTAGGATACAGGGATAACACTGTAGCAGCCaacttttgtgtttttaaagaaaaatagcaaagcaaTAACCAACAATTCTGTGTGGTGCCATCTACACACACGCATAAGCTGCTtagctccagagcagaggtgaCTTGGCCTGAGTAACTGTGCACAGAGAAGTCCCAAGTCTGTGCACAGACTCAAAGACAATACATTTCCACCAAAGCTGGTGATTTAAGACTCAGAGGAGAGCAAGAGCTGTATCAAGAGGCTTTTTATTTCAGGCTGAGAGTGAAAAATCCAAAAGAGATCAGCACTGTCAGCACAAAGAGAGGATCTGCATGACATAGGAAGGTAACACTTCACGTGGTGCCCAGACAGATAAAAGCAAGTGAAATATCATATTTTCTACCCTCTTATCTTAGAGAACAAGCCATTCCTTCCAGGATTTGGCCCCAAAAGCACACATACCTTCACTACACACTGCTCCCAGACACAAATCCTCTTTtcagctccctgccctccccactgAGCAGGCAGAAGAGTTTCCCACCACTGACCCTTCCCACCCAACACCCACTCCATGCTGCAGGTTGTATCAAAAGCAGCCAGCCACCCCTCACTTcgcagcaccagcagcactaCAACCCTTCCTGAGAAGATCCTGCATGGAGGGGAGGGTTCCCATTCCCACCAGGGGCACCTACCACGAAAGGGCCAGTTTTGAAGTCACAGGTAAAGGGGTCTCTCCCCGAAGCTTTGGTGCACACGGTCTCGCGGATGCTGAAGTGCAGATCTAACCCGTAAGTATCGCTGTCCCACGTGTCCACCTGGTGAAAGCAGGGTCAGCACAACACAGCATTAGTCCTTTTTGattattcttttccctttctcataGTCCAATCAATGCTTTAGCTCAAGATgggagacttaaaaaaaaaaattaaaaagcaatgtcccccaaaaccccccaacaAATAACAAATTCCCACTACTTTCAAATACTTGGGGGTTTTAATCAAAATTATATAAATCCATATGTCATCTTGACATTCATTCTTGCAGGGACTTGATACAGGACACCTATAGAAACAGAAAGGTTCTGAGGGTGCTCAGGAGCATGAACTTTATAACTTTGAATTAAGAAGTTTTAACTCCTTAACATGGGGAGTATCCAGTATAATTCTGAGCACCACAAATTAAAACAGATAGGGGTTTCTTGCTTGCACCTAGACTGTAGTAGATTTAAACCAGAATTGGTGCATAGAGACAGATTACATTAATAAAGATCAGAGAAAGAATCCTGACTTGTGGAGGCATTAAATCAGCAAGGAGCTTCAGATGAACCAGGCTGCTTGATGCCCAAAGCAAAGCCGTTtgctggaggtatttaaaaacaTCACTTTTGAACAAAATCCTACAAGACAACCCTCAAGGACTTCTACTCTAGGCATGAAAAATCTGAATGCctaaagtattttaattacaAACTTACATAAAAAAGATACTTAGGTTACTGAAGTTGTAACTTCAGATAATGGCCCAAACCCACCCTCTTTCAAGCAGCATCAGCCAACTCCAACTAAACCTGGGTTTCTAGGACTGGGTGGAAAAGAGTTTTCCATCCCAGGAAAGCACATTTCAGGTAAAGGATCTGCATTGTCTTTGTACTTACTCCCATGACTCGGCTCCTGACAACACCATACAGGTTTCTGCTCCATGACTGGGAATTGATCCGTGCAAGGGAAGCATTGAGAGCCTCTTCTGTGACAGGGAGGTCATAGTCATATGCTGGAAACCCTGAGAGGGAGGCACAGTTCCATCAGAAGTCCATTGTAGGATTATACTTTtcacccccaaaaccaccctaAAAAGGAGGACAAGGCTCCAACTTACCTGAACATGAGAAAACGCTCAATGTGAGGAGAAAAATTAGGATCCTCATAGTGTGTCTTCCAAAATCCTCtagtctttttcctttccaagcaAGGATTCCCAGTGCGTGTCCCTCTGTCTTTATATAAATGCAGCCTTGATCCTACGCCTGACCTCCCCACGTCCAAGCTCTGCTCCAAACATTGCACTTTAAACAAATTGATCCGGGAGTAAATATTTGTTGTCAGCTTTTCTCCATTTAGCAGTAATTCTCTGATAATTGATGGCCTGCAGTGCTTTTTTCCCAGGACTGAATTCCCCTCTGGGGAGCACTGAATTCCTGATATGTTTGTAGCCAAAGGCTACTAAAATCTAgttattttgttctcttttagCCATTAGTTTTCCATGGGATGAGTCAGCTCTGTCCTTAGCACTGGACCCAGGACGTTCATGTCTTGGCAGTCCCTGGAACCACTTCCAAGCTGGCATTCCCTGAGGATTCCCCAGCACCAGAGGAGAATTCACCCATGAGGAAGTGCCACCATCACCCTGCACCTATGAGGAGCGTCCTAGACACCAGGCACATGGCAGATCACTGAGACACAAAGTTTCACCCCAGAAGttaatgggatttttggaaAATGTTGGAAACTGCTGCCTTCAAGCAAACTCACCTGTTGCTGCCTGTTCACAAGGCAGAGGTGGGTGTAACCATGTCCATTGTGAAGTGAAAATGagtgaaaatatgaaatattttaataaaacattgataaaaatatagatataaattcaaaaaaaaatttaaatttaaaaaaatttaaaatagaaataatttttaaaatatacataaattttaaaatatatttataaaatagtgaaaatatgaaaatattcttccaTATGAGTGAAATTCCTCCATTAACCTTGAAATTGCAGTTCTTGAATTCTGTGGCATGGGTTTATTTTAAGAACTTCCCAAACAGAAGAACTTGCAGGAGGCTCAAATTTGATAAGCATAAAGTTCCTCCCGCTTgtaagcaaaaaggaaaagaggtggGCACTTTTTACCAGCCAGCTTGGATTTCAGCATTGGGAATGGGGTCAAATACACTGATTGAAACTTTTCCCAGCGAAAAGCCAGAGCCTCTCTCTACATCCATTCTCCTTATTCTGTGCAGCTAAAGATGTTCTCCCCTAGCTCTTGgactgtgggaaatggatttgtagagagttCTCAGGGCCTGACAGGAGCCCCACACAGTCTGCATCCGTATGCaaactttgagataagaaatgctgacttagaaatgccatggcataggacagacattgttgagagagaaatagagactagaaaaaagtttcaaaggacggccttgcaaataagactgggtactttggagaaatagaactatgaaagatgcGTTGTAGTGGGTCGTTTTAgatgattggctttaaggcatcTACAGCGTGGTGTGGCTAAAGCTGGTAGGCCAAGAAACGCTTATAGTGtattgtaattaaaaaatagcttctgattgtgatggggtgaattataacatctgtattgtctcacccttctcatgaggctgaaaatggaataaaagtttttaaaatgcctctcagttgccccatcttTGGGTCAGAAAAGGGAATTGTCTGACATTGGACACCCTCACCCATAGCCAGGAATGTTCTGCTATGGCTGTGACCATGTCAGAGCACAATGCAAAGGATTTAAAGTGAGCTGGAGACTCTCAGGAACAGCCTTTTGTGCCGTGCCCAGCTTTCATGCTGCTAGAGCCAAGACCAGACTGCCTCAGATCAAGGGAAAGCCTTCAGGTGAGCTCTTTGACCCGCTTCTGCCATGGTTTCTCTACAATCAGTCCGAGGCAATGTTGAATAAAGTACATACTGTTATAAAGGATACAAAAATGTTGATAAATGGTAATAATTTTCATTCACCAGCCTGCATTTGAGCTGATCCAATGttctaatatttttctgtgttgcaAAGTTTTCTGTGGCTCAAATGTCATTTGGAAGAGGGAGTGGTTGCTATTGAAGATGGGTCATAGAGTTGATTAAAGTATTTTGGTTCCTGAATGTTAAtcaaagaaatgtgttttgattttaaaaactcatCCTTCTCTTTTAAAGCAATATCTCAAGTTCTTTTCTTATGAAAGGTTGGGAATTAGAGACAGAGAGCTCCAAACTCAATGCACCTTTTGTCAGAAATAAGTGTGTGCTGAGATTGTAACAGATGAGGGAGAacagtgttttcctttctccccacATTCCTTGCCAAAGAGGTGCCTGGGTGGTAGTAGCATTATTTGTTCTGCCTCCCATCTTAGTTCTGGGATGGATGTTTGCACTCCTTTGTGCCCTGCTGTTTCAGAAACGGAGGAAGGCAAGTCTGCCCAGTGGAATGAGACCACTCAAACCATTCAAACAGAAAGCCCTTGGCATTCAGAGTCCCAAGATCCTTGCTGTTTTTCATCTTGCTGCAGTGGTCTGGACAACATTTAGCTTTCCACTTCATCCCTAAAAAGGCAACCATTTGCCTTTTGTATGCTGGGACCAGTTAATACTCCACTAGAAGCTGAATATGTAAAATTCCTTCCCAACCATTGAGGCACAGTGTTGTAGCCAGTGCaagagtaattttaaatattgagCCAACTGCAGAGTTTAAAGATTGTCCTCTTAGAGCAGGTCTTAAGAAATGCTGCCAGAAGGATTGTAGTAATGCTGAGTGGGACTTGGAAATTGTCTAATGAAATCAGAgttcctctgcagagccctggcttTACAGCATCTGGACAACAGAGATGTTTGCTATTCCAGCTTCCTGAATCTCTATTTCAGTATATTTAAGCAGTGGAAccaattttacattttcagacTCAAGTTCTGGGTTTCTGGGGAGGTCTGAGGTTTTCTCCACGTTCTCTTCATGCCCAGCTTCCAGCATTGGCCAAAAAGGACTCTGCTAGGAAGCACCAGGTGGAGAGTGGTGCCATGGCACACAGAGAAGTGATGAAAGGTGAGATGGAGAATTGGCAGTTTCAGGACTAAACTTGGACTCTACCACCAGCAATTTCCAGATGACAAGGCAGCTtggggcagagggaggcagTTGTATCCGATttaatctacacaccaaacagGCGTTAGTtaagaaatgaggaaattaaAGCGCCTGTCTTAGATGACTATTTTCAGACTCCTTTCACTCCCAGCAATCAAGTCAGTTCTGTTTCTAGACAACTGGAACAGCAATTTCTCTTTGTGAGTGAAATTTTGGTAATTACAAgatgtattttcctttaaaatgtaaatCATCCAGCATCATCACATGCCTGTATGTTGAAAACAGTCTAAACAGCATTCCAGGCACTGAGGAGCTATTCCTGATCTCTTGTTTCCTGAACATTCAGATGACACATGAAAGTTGATGGTGTCCCttctgataaaagaaaaaccaagtAAATTCACAGCAGTACATTCCTCTGTTTTTCCATAGCTTTTATGGTGTGCCATTAGCAAAACCAAAAGGTCCCTGAGAAGTTCTTCACCATGGGCATGGCACAACATAACAAGGTGGggatggcttcccactgccagagagcaggattagatgggatattgggaagaaatttttccctgtgaggatggtgaggccctggcacacattgtccagagaagctgtggctgctccatcctggGAAGTGTTCCAgggcaggttggatggggcttagagcaacctgggagagtggaaggtgtctctgctcatggcagggggaaTCAGAATGAGATGGGCCTTCagatccctttcaacccaaagtGTTTTATGATTCTCTGAGTAACTTCACCATATCTGCAGAAGACATACATTGACATCAGATGCTATAGGTAGGAGAAAGGCTTCTAAATTTTGCTCAGACTAACAGAAGATTTGAGACCTGATTCATAATTCACAGACATTACAGTCTCAGCCTCGTTTCTCTTCCTAAGTCATCTGTGTGTCCCTTGAGATATTGGCAGAAAATCAGACAGCCCATGCAGGCACTGCCTGTGGGTTGCTGAATATTCTCCAGCCCTTGACCTcctgggagggagaagaagTCTTTGAGATTCCAATTTCTCTAACTGCTCACACACTGTCCTAAGCAAGTACCCTCTGCCACACATTTAAGTCacatgaggagaggctgagggagctggaagggCTCAGCCTGGATAAAAGGAGGCTCAAAGGAACCCTTCTCACTTCTACAACTCCCTGAGAGGAGGGGGCAGCCAGGGGgaggtcgggctctgctcccagggaacagggacaggaggagaggaaatggcctcaggctgggccatgGGAAgctcaggttggacatcagcaggaatttctccatggaaagtgtgctcaggccttggaatgagctgcccagggcGGTGTggagtccccattcctggagatGCCCAAGGAAAACTTGGACATGGCATGCAGTGCTCcgggctggtgacaaggtgggcatCAGGCACAGGTTGGACACAAAGGTCTCGGAGACCTTTCCCAAGAAGAACTAAAATGATTCTATCATTCTATGCAGTGTCTGATCCCTTTGGCACTGCAGGTCCAATGGACACAACCTCACCGTCCACAACTCCTATTGGTGTTGCAGGAGATGGACTTTCAGAGTGAAGCAACAAAAAACACAggttaaagcaaacaaaaccacattaACACATCCCAGAGAGGTGTTCTGAAACATCACAGCCTGCAACACAATCTCAGAGGCCTCACTTCACTACTTTCAGCCTTTGAAACTTCAAATATTTGAAGTTCCAGAGGCCTTCCTGTgactgtcagaaaaaaaagaccttaCAGGGTCATTGCCACAACATTGTACCTGATACAAGGCAAATATTTCCTCCAGACCCAAAGAGTTGTGCCTGAAAAGTCACAAGGCTATAtctctttttgattttttttaaagttttccagAGCCTGCTGATAATTTTCAAGGTTTTCTCCCACTCTGTAGGTCCGTAGGGCACAGTTTCCATAAGTTCTGCTGTTACCTCCTTTTGCATTTAGTGAAAGTTACCTGCAGTGACCAGTTGATCAAAGTCCTGGGAGAACTTGAACTCCTGGGTGAAGCCGAGCAAAACATGTATCTCCCAGATCTGAAGCCATTAAGTGCCAAGTACTGTCCCAGTGTCATACTCTGTCCCCTGTAAGTGTGCTGATGCCATTTAAAAGGGGTTGCCAATGAAAACaacttttaacatttttgtaatttctgcaTTAGCATTCAAATCCTTGACCAGAAAAATCACATGTCAAAATCACATGGGATTCTTAAATACCAAAGCTGTCATTTTCACCCTGCATTTTAGAGTCTCTGAAGAGTCACAcaagggttttgttttaaacactACCGAAAAGGTCCCTGGTGTTTAGCTATAGCTTTACATCAGCATATACTCCTGATTATTCCTTtaggcaggagcagcaaagccaaGAATGAGCCAAGCAGGCGATTCCTGTGTTCTCATGTCCTGCACAGCACTAACTGGGAATTCAAGAGTGGATGCCGGAGCCTCAGGGTGCACAGGAAGCCACAAAGACTTTGGGATGCTGAAATGGACCAGCAGCCTGGTGCCTGTGCCtgggctgcacagggctgagctccaTCGGGATGATCTAACAAAGGCTGAATGGACATCCCATGGCCACTGGAGACTCCTATTCCAAGTTCTGAGAGCTACAAAATTCAACTGTAACCAGCCGATTTTTTCATGTTAGCTTGAAATCCAGGAGAGGAATGGTAAACATGGAGAAGTGTTCTTCCAACCCTAGTGacagctgtgcctgcacagcACCTGTGGCCGTGGCAGGGTGGtaggaactggatgatctttatgATACTTTGCAAGATAAAGTGCTCTGGCATTCTGTGATCCCCAAGTGGAGAGCAAAACCGAGCCATAGAAGTCCCAGCTTTTCTCCGGCACCTCCTTTGTTCTTTGTTGCAAGCAAGTCCAGGATTCAGTTTCAGAGCTGACGCATGTGTCTTTAAGGTGCCTGCATGGAGGAGAGGGCGGGCAGCTGCAGCGCAGGGCTCGTGCCCCATCAGAGTCTCTCTCTCACCATGGCACCAATGCCTCTGCCTTGGGATGCCCGCCTGTGGAAGGCGAGTCTGCCCTCAAGCATGGCCATGGAAGTCAGTCAggggcacaggctgcagctgaagctGTAAGGCTTTGCTGTGAGGCTGGCAAGTCAAGAGAAAGCCATTGTGGTGAAAACTGCTGAAGCCTTTTGCCAAAGCATGGCAATTGTGCCCACGGTCTCCCCGCGTCTGGCATCCTGGCTGGTGCGGGAGCCTCGTTGAGCAGGTGCCGTTGTtcagggtgctgctgtgcctgagaACCTCAGAGCCCTCAGCAATCCAGCCAGCAACACACGGGCAGGAGGACACGGATGGCGCTTCCTGCCTGGGACAGGCTTTGTGGCCATCTCCAGGCACCGCTCTCGCAGGGATCCCCGCGGCTCCGGCCCTGCCCACCCGCTCTGTGGGCAGCACAAAGGCTTCAGCACAACCCCCAAAGGCCAGGGGGCTTCTGGCCATTTTCCCTGTAACACTGCACAACTGGGAAACTTGCTGAGCACAAGCACCATTTTCCCACGCCTCCCCCTATGtcctgggcaccctgggcagcAAAAGAAAGATCCTAGGAGTCTGTCTATTATAATACATTCTATATTTACATactaaaggaaaagaaaacaagatgttTATTTACATTCAATATTTACAtgataaaggaaaacaaaatgaagaaaagagcTATTTTGAATAAAATCCCTGCTGGCTCAGGAGGCCCCAGCAAAGACAGCCTGCTGCATCAGCCCTccacagagccccagcagcccagccagccGAGCCGCGACAGACGAGGCCGTGTCTTCCATGCCCTGCGCAGCTGATCTCGCAGCCTCTGGAACTTTGGCATgggagcctgctctgctgccttcaggATGCA
The Vidua macroura isolate BioBank_ID:100142 chromosome 7, ASM2450914v1, whole genome shotgun sequence DNA segment above includes these coding regions:
- the SPP2 gene encoding secreted phosphoprotein 24 is translated as MRILIFLLTLSVFSCSGFPAYDYDLPVTEEALNASLARINSQSWSRNLYGVVRSRVMGVDTWDSDTYGLDLHFSIRETVCTKASGRDPFTCDFKTGPFVPTASCRSVVEVSGGLIANITVRCHRSTFSSESMSSEEMMHVPITTPDRRGSARREDDAFAPEAFPSRGRGSSRRDWNKPSYFSPGKME